The genomic interval ACCCCTGCGAGAGCCCCACgacccctcctctgcccacccaAGTCCCCTGGCCCCTGAAGGTCGGGCTCAAGCCAGGCCCTCCTCCACAGGCCCTCCTGACTCTTTCCTACAGCCTGCTTCTGTACCGTGTCACTTCCTGGCCTTGGGTCGCGGGCCCATCTCCCACAGAGCTCAGAAGCTCCCAGACAGCTCTGTGGCTCCTTGGGCCCCAACATGGCCAGTTAGAAAGTGGCCCACGAGCATGAGGTAAAAACCAGGCCAGACCTGGGCTCGGACACCAGCTTTGTCACTTactgctgtgtgacctgggacaaGTTACTGAACCTCTCAGAACCTCAACGTCTTCCATCTGTTCGGGAAGACCACCACACCCTATGGACATTGTCAGCGCCCTGCCTGACACTCAAGTATGTGCCAGTGGCAGGTGGCTCCTCCAGCACTGAGCACGGTGCTGCAGGACAGGGGGTGGTACACTCATTCCGCAGCATTGCTTCAATGTTCACAAGGTGGTGAGCATGAGGCTGTGTACTGTGGATATGACAAAGAGCACAGCACACCATATACAGCAGGTGCTCCGTTAAGGCTTGCACCGATGCTTCATTACCATCCTTCTAGCCAGCGGCCTGaaggggctgagggaagcagcAGACAACGGCGTTTTAACATGAATCGCCCTCCTTTCCTAATGGGGGGATCAGACACACGTTTGGATCTTCACATTCCCTTAAAAGATGAGGCCTGTCCTCTTAGGCCTGCCATTCTCATGAGTCAAGAACCAGCCAGAACCGAACAGCGGTGGCCCCTCCTGAGCGGGCAGGAGACTCTGTCTGCCACACTCCCCGCCGCTCCCTGCAGCTCACACTCACCTGACTCCACTCCTTAGTGCCCTTGTGTGACTCACACAAGACCTGAGTTTGATGCCCGAGACCTGGAGGCTTAAtcatggtttgaaaaaaaaaacaagagagctTTGACTCACCTTGTGGCTGTCCTGAGTCCTCGGCTCCCACCTCCGCGGTCCTGCTTTGGCTTCTGAACTCTCCACGGGGAGGCTGAGCCTCCCTCTGGGTAGCTCTGGCctcctctctctggcttcctgcatGATGGACAGAGCCTCCTGGGTCCTGGCACGGGGCCCCTTCTCGGAGCAGGACCTCTTGACGTCCGGCACCACCCTTCCACAGGGCTGTGGGGGGCCGCCCCCCGGGGCCTCCTCGCCCTCCCCAGTGGACTTCCTGGGAGTCCTGTTCTTGTGGTCATCGGCGGGTGATCTGGGTGATCCCCTCACCCCCCCGGCCGGGTCCTCGGGGGCAGGGGGCCTGCGCTCGACAGGGCAGTGCTGACACTCGGCCCCGAGCTGGCTGCCGGAGGCCCTGCTTTCATTCTCGGTGACCCCCAAGACTCTGTGCCTGGGACCTTCAGGGACAGGAGAGGCCGCAGGACATTGCTCGGCGGGAGTGGACAGTGGCCGAGCCCACAGAGGGGAGCTAGGCTTGGTGGCCGGGGCTGGCCCCGGGGTCTCTGCTGGCGGCctgggggagctggggctggacGTGTGAAGGGGTTCGGCCAGGCTGGCTCGCTTCCAGACCCCCGCAGCCTCCTGGGGACTCCCGctgcccagctcctgcctccccagccgGCCGGGCCTCTCGAGGGGCGAGCTGCTGGGCTCCGTGGTGGGGCTGCCCCTGCGCTCCTGGGCCTCGCCCGGGCCTTGGGAGCAGTGCCCCTGGTACTGGGCCATCAGGGCGTCGATGTCGAGGACGCCGGGTCTGTAGCCATCCCTCATTTTCCCTGGGTACGTCTCGCTGACCACCTCGGTCCTCCTTCTGACCAGCAGGCCGCTGGCCTTTGGCAGACTCCGCAGGGCCGGGGTAGTTGGGGACACCTTGTTTCCACAGTCCTTCCAGCTGCTCTGAAGACCCCCGTCATCTCCTGACCCCCGCGGAGTCGATAAAGCGTCCACGTCGATGATCCTTTCGCGGGAAGGGTCTGGAGTCCCGTCCCCAGGGGGCGAAGGGCGGTCTGTGGGCTTCGGGGCCCTGGAGACATCGGTCCCCTTGACACCCTCTGGTCCCTGAGCCCAGCTTCTCCTGGCCGCAGTCGCCTGTGGCTCCCCGTGGTTGGGAGAAACCGAAGCAGACGTGAGAGAGTGGGATGAGGGGGGCGGGGCCGTTTTTCTAGAATGTTCCAGTGAGTTCTCAGGCCCGAGCTTAACGAcactttttgtcttttgaatATCAGGAATCTGATATGTTACTGCAAAAAACGTCACCCTGGGCTCCACGGATGACGCTGGCTTCACTGCTGGGGAGGTCCTTGAGGGCCCTGGGGCCTCCTCCTGGGTCTCCcgggcgggtggggtgggggggttctGGAAGGCACTGGCCGTGGGGCCCAGGGAGTCGGTTCGCCTCTGCTCAGCTCTCGCAGTGGTCTCGGGGCCCAGGAAGCTGAAGTCATCGAATTTCACGTAGTGGGGTAAAGTCCGCCGCCTCCACCGGTCCACCCTCCGGGTAGTGGGACTGGTTTTCCACACCTTGGCTTCGGGGACCTGGGCCAGCCCTGGGTCACCCGTGCTGGCAGCCACCTGAGGCCCCTTCTGCACAGGCTTCGTCTCTGGGCACGGCTGTGCCGGGGAGCTCAAGGTCCTGGCCGGAGGACCCCGGAGGTCCCCCTGGGAGGGAACCTCTCCTGCCACCAACACACTGACCCCCCCAGGGCCCCGGGGTTGGGCCTCCCGGACCGAAGCCTGGACAGTGCTGGAAGAAGTGGCCTCAGGAGCACAGGGCGCTGGGCTGACCCCCACAGTGGCTCTATGCAGATTCGCCACCGTCCCACCGGTCCATCGGGGCGACGGGCAGCTGCCTCCAGGCATGTCCTTGGGCTCCCGACAGACAGGCCTCCAGCTGGCCTCCTGCCCCTGAGCTTCCCACATCAGACTGGCCCTCTGGACACACCCCAGGGGCCCGTGCGGGCTGCGCTCCAGGTCAGAGGAGGTGGCCTCCTGGGACAGCTGCCGGTCCTTGGGCAAGGGCTGGGTCCGGCTGCTTCGCAGTGTGACAGCCTTGGCCTCGGGCACGAGGGGGACAGCCTCGCTGTGGGCACGCTCCCCGACGGCGAGCACCACGTCGTACCTGGGCTCCACTCTGGGCCACGCCGGGGGGGCTTCCGAGGGCCTCGGGACAGGGCTGTTGGTGCGTTTGTCACCAAAAGGGTATTTTTCCAGGACGGGTGTGTGGCCCGGTCTCGGCTCCCCATCGGCCAGGGAGCCTCGTCCCAGCCTCCGTGGCTCAGCGCTCTCGGGGCTCCTGGGGTTCTCCTTCCTGGGGACCGTCACTGCCGGCCAAGGGCCTTTCTCGGGCCTGGGTCTGGACTCTGGGAAGGGCGGCCCCGCCCCGTTATGAGGGAGCGTGGCCGAGAGGCGGTGTCCCGACAGGTCAGCCACCAAGTGTCGCTCCACGTGGTGCTCGaacacagtggcccacaccttcTGGAagctgccctcctcctccagggtgGCCTCAGGGGAGCCTGGAGCCCCGGAGGAGCCGCCACCCCGACAGCGGCTGGGGACCTGGTCAGCGCCGTCCTGGCCTGCAGGCTGCCTGCCCTTCTTCTGGGGGACCTCAGGCTTCCAGAGGGTCCTTGGGGAAGTCCGTCCATTCAGACTCTGTCCTTCCTTCTGCTGGAGACACAAGCAAACAGGCGGTGTTAACGCACTCAGGGGGACAGGAAGGCGTGTGGCAACCCTGCGGCCACTTCACCATTAAACCACTTCACACCCCGGGCAGGCAAGCGAGGGACACGGACACCGATGGCGGCTACTGCAGAGGACACAATAGGAGGATGTGGAGAACGGGGCTCAGCTACGGGGGTCTTAAGACCCTTTCTTCCCTGGATGGCCAGGTTCTTCCCAGGGTTTCTCTGCCCACATGCACAAGTGAGCAATAAAGTTCTGGAAGCCCAGCTTGTAAAAGCAGAAGAGCACACGAACAGCCTGGGCCCATCAGAAGGCACCGGCTACTTCTccaacacatggtgctgggagaactggacatccatgtgcaacaaaatgaaattaaacccctgtctcccACCGTGCAcagaactcaaagtggatcaaggacctaggaataaaaccagagaccctgagtctaatagaagaacACGTAGGCCCTAATCACCATCATGAGGATTAgcccccaatttccttaataagacgtctatagcacaataattaaaatcaagaatcgataaatggatggaatcaaactaaaaagtttcttctcagcagaagaaacaatctgtgaggtgaacagagagcctatatcctgggagcaaatctttacccttcacacatcagatagagcactaatctctagggtagataaagaactcaaaaagctaagcaccaaaaaaacccccaaataatccaatcaataaatgagccaaggacctgaacggatacttctcagaagaggatatacaatcaatcaacaaatatacgaaaaaatgctcaacatctctagcaatcagagaaataaaaatcaaaactaagatatcacctcactccagtcagaatggcagctattatgaagacaaacaaaataagtgctgacaaggatgtggggaaaaggcacactcatacactgctggtgggactgcaaactggtgcagccaatttggaaagcagtatggagattccttggaaatctgagaatggaatcaccatctgacccagctatccctctccttggtctatacccaaaggacttaaaaacagcacactacagggacacagccacatcaatgtttatagcagcacaattcacaatagctaaactctggaaccaacctagatgcccttcagtggatgaatggagaaaaaaaatgtggcatctatacacaatggaatattactcagcaataaaagagaataaaatcatggcatttgtccCAGTGTGCAGAGCTGTGGACTCCCCTGTGAGCTTTCGCCACGCGCTCTCCGTGTCGGTCACGTGTCCCTCAACAGAGCAGCTTTCAGCATCAGGAGCTCACAGAGCACCGGGCGCACGCAGTCATGCCAAGGGCTGACCCAGGAGCCTGTTCTTACTGAACGATGACACAGAAACACTTGTAGGCAGTGAAATTGCTGCcagcttccttctttcttctgctgGGTGACAAGTCAAGGTGACGAAGGAGGGAGAGTCATGACAGGGTAAcctgaaggactttttttttcttggtaccagggactgaacccagggcacttgaccgctgagccCCACCCCGGCCCTTctcctgttttatttagagacagggtctgaggtCCTTatggcagaggctggctttgaactcgcgatcctcctgcctcagcctccctagccgctgggatgacaggtgcgtGCTACACGCCCAGCTTCAGGGACTTTTAATGTCATTTAAACCCAAGTTTGGGGTTTCACTAAGGCAGGATTCATGCAGGAAACGCAGGCCCTCTTCCTCCTagcacagaggaagaaaaataaccaCCACCTGCCGGTCACTCTCAGAGTCCCGCCTGACACCTGGGGATGGAGACCCACCAGCGTCCTGCCCAAAGCCCAGCCACCACTCACCTCGGCCGTGGGCTCCTCAGGACGCTTGGGGCTGGGCACAGCAGTCTTCTCACACCTGATGTCGCTACTGGAGGCTGAACTTGAAAACCTGGTACAGAGACCCGAGTCACTCGCGTGGAGCCAGCAGCCGGCCCCCGGGCCCCCCGCAGCCCACTCTGCTTCCAGCTCAGGGGCTGGTGAGATCACAGGCCTCCCAGGCCAAGCCGCAGGACACCTCCTGAGGGTCGCCAAAggagggggcggggcagggcCTACGCAGGCAGAGGTGGGGTGGAAGGCGCCCAGGCAGGTGCGGACACCCAGTGCTGTCCCAGCTCAGGCCTGGGACCTCACCTGAGCCTGTTTCCTGTCTATAAAGTGGGGATAATGAGCACCTTCTTTTATAGGGCAGATAAGAGGCCACCCACGGCCCTAATAGCTACACGGAGGCGTCTGGGGAGAGGGGACGCCAGGGAGGGgtggcagccccagccccagtccccaccTTAACCCTGCCACGAGCCTCAGGCAGTGGCCGTCACAGCCGCGCGTGAGGCCTCTCTGGGTGGCCAGAGTCTAACCGAGGTCCCTGtgtgcctcagtgtccccacttatgaagggagagagggaggagggcggGTCCTTCCCTCTCTGAGGTCTCCTCGGTGGACGCCACCTGCAGATGTGGCACTTGCTCAGTTCAGGGCGGGGTAGGGGTGCTGTGTGGAAGAGGGCGGGGGAGACCAGCCACTTGGAACTTGACCCCAACTCAGCAGGGGAGGGGTCTGCTTCcggggaggtggggctgggatgGGTCCTGTCTAAACTCCCTGCCTCAATGTCCCCTTCGGTCAGATGACCACCGGCCACCTGGGGCAGTCCCGGGCCCAGTGAGCGGAAGCTGGGGAGGCCCTGGCACAGGTGCCCTCTTCTCTGTCCTCGTAACTCAGGGCCCTGAGGCCTGCCTGAGCCTGAGAACCCTGGGAAGCTTCTAAAAATGACCCAGCTGGGCGCGGTCACGCCtgtcctcccagcagctcaggaggctgtgagttcaaggccagcctcagctacagtgaggccctgagcagctcagggagaccctgtccctaaataaaacacagaatagggctggggtggggctcaggggtgagggccctgggttcaatcctggtaccaaaaaaaagagaaaagacccaAACATGAGCACCCCCCCCCAGGCCCAGTGACTAGAAGTGCTGGGGGTGCAGCCCAAGCAGGGGTCACATTTCCGGGGTGATTCTAGTGTGTGCGGGGCCTGGCTGGCGGCTTGGTTCCCAGGTGAGAGGGCAGTCCACCTGGAGGCCAGCTCTGAGGCTCCTCCCTGGACTAAGCGTGTCAGTAGCATGGGTGACACTGGCGAGCAGGGTGGCAGCTCCCTGCTGTGGCCACTCTCTGGTGAAGCAGGGTGCCTGGGCAGTGGGCAGGGCTCAGAGCCCTCACTGACCAGGGGCCTAGCCAGCAACTGAGCCAGGACACCCGGTGGCAGGAGGCCCCGCTCTGGGCTGCtcagggtaggggtgggggtgggggacaggggctCTCCCTGCAGCGAGTGTCAGGGAAGGACAATGAGGCTCACCAGTCTCCCTGGCTCCTCTGGTTTGATCTGGGGGCCCGCTCACGGAGGCTTGGGCCTAATCTCAACTGTCGTTGACCTTGGGGAGGAAGGCCTGGCGGTGACAACACTGGGCAATGCCAAATTGGGCAGCGGGGAACAATCTGTCCCACTGTGGGGGAGGCGGAGGGTCCGAGGAGGGCAGCGACTCCCACCTGCTCTCAGGGCCGAAGATAAGCTGGCCAGGAGGAGCCCAGGCCCTTGAACCCCGTCCCCCGGGGCGTGGAGGAGGCGGTGGGGGGGGAGGTGGCCACTCACAGTCTGGTCAGATCTGCCGACAGCGGCCGCGACGACGGGAGCGTCCTCCTCCTGAGCTCGGGCCTCCCTCTGGAGCCCTCCGCGGTCCAGCCTTTGATCCGCTCCTGGACACTCACGCCCCCCTTCTGGGGCGGTGGCACTGTGGGTGGGGACTGAGGGGTGGCCGGTGGGGACTCGCGTGCTGCTGCGGGGCCCGGGGGGCTCTCTTCCCCAAACAGGCTCAGGCGCTTCTTGACGCAGCCCCTGGAGGGCCCCGCTGTCCCCGCTGCGGCCTCCCTGTCGCCCCCTCTGCTGTGGGCCTCCACGAGCTCCGGGCCCCTCGCTGACCTGGGCAGCGGGGACGGGGGCTTCTTCTCTGGCTcctggcccaggctggctttCTCCTGCTGGGGACGTGGGTCATGTCCAGGGCCCGCCCTGGCCGGGTCCCCTGGGCTCCTGGGGCTGCCCGTCTCTTCCTGCCTGAGAAGCCTCTTCTTCCGTTCACGGATCTTCTTGGCCACCTCCAGGAAGTCTGCGTCTGGGTCCCCAGGGGGACCCTCGGCTCTGGCAGGCCACCCCCTGTCCAACCGAGGCTCCGGGTTGGCCCTGTCTGTCCCCTGCGGCCCCTCACGGGTCCCCTTCCTCGGCAGGGCTTCCTTGTTCTGGAACGGGGCCGTGAGGTCCACGGACATGGGCCGCGGCTTCCTCACCCAGGTCTTCTCGGGCGGGGCCGGGGCCACCTTCCCCGACGTGGCCCCTGCGCCTGGGCCCGGCTTCGGGGGCTGAGCGGGCTCCAGGAACATGGCCGAGACGGGCCTTCTCTTGGGGCGAGGCCTGGATTCTGCTGGGGGACCTGTGGGGTCCTCCTCGCCGCCCTCTGGGACCGACTGGTCATGGGTGGCCTCCTCTTGGGGGACGGCTGGTCGCGTGTCCTGTGGCAGTGACGCCGGCCGGGGAAGGGCCCCTGGGGGCTTCCGGGCAGGCTTGGCGGCCACCTCAGGCCGGGAGCTGGGAGGAGACTCGGGGGTCACGGCCACCGTGTCCTtgctgagccccttccccagggtGGGACCAGTTCTGGTGGCTTCAAAGAGAAGTGCGGTGCCAGGGCCGGGCCG from Urocitellus parryii isolate mUroPar1 chromosome 3, mUroPar1.hap1, whole genome shotgun sequence carries:
- the Kiaa1671 gene encoding uncharacterized protein KIAA1671 homolog isoform X1 — translated: MVTRVEVGSIPSLTAVPGLGDMGKEEALKRTYFCPAGDAPGPPSARILDGKSPLRSPGGLFPAPRLAPRPFSKDQAPDGKAPSSALWPGPARPGPAGPCDLDRRMPSLGGQGVGGGVASGTGPSPLSKAACPRPGPGTALLFEATRTGPTLGKGLSKDTVAVTPESPPSSRPEVAAKPARKPPGALPRPASLPQDTRPAVPQEEATHDQSVPEGGEEDPTGPPAESRPRPKRRPVSAMFLEPAQPPKPGPGAGATSGKVAPAPPEKTWVRKPRPMSVDLTAPFQNKEALPRKGTREGPQGTDRANPEPRLDRGWPARAEGPPGDPDADFLEVAKKIRERKKRLLRQEETGSPRSPGDPARAGPGHDPRPQQEKASLGQEPEKKPPSPLPRSARGPELVEAHSRGGDREAAAGTAGPSRGCVKKRLSLFGEESPPGPAAARESPPATPQSPPTVPPPQKGGVSVQERIKGWTAEGSRGRPELRRRTLPSSRPLSADLTRLFSSSASSSDIRCEKTAVPSPKRPEEPTAEQKEGQSLNGRTSPRTLWKPEVPQKKGRQPAGQDGADQVPSRCRGGGSSGAPGSPEATLEEEGSFQKVWATVFEHHVERHLVADLSGHRLSATLPHNGAGPPFPESRPRPEKGPWPAVTVPRKENPRSPESAEPRRLGRGSLADGEPRPGHTPVLEKYPFGDKRTNSPVPRPSEAPPAWPRVEPRYDVVLAVGERAHSEAVPLVPEAKAVTLRSSRTQPLPKDRQLSQEATSSDLERSPHGPLGCVQRASLMWEAQGQEASWRPVCREPKDMPGGSCPSPRWTGGTVANLHRATVGVSPAPCAPEATSSSTVQASVREAQPRGPGGVSVLVAGEVPSQGDLRGPPARTLSSPAQPCPETKPVQKGPQVAASTGDPGLAQVPEAKVWKTSPTTRRVDRWRRRTLPHYVKFDDFSFLGPETTARAEQRRTDSLGPTASAFQNPPTPPARETQEEAPGPSRTSPAVKPASSVEPRVTFFAVTYQIPDIQKTKSVVKLGPENSLEHSRKTAPPPSSHSLTSASVSPNHGEPQATAARRSWAQGPEGVKGTDVSRAPKPTDRPSPPGDGTPDPSRERIIDVDALSTPRGSGDDGGLQSSWKDCGNKVSPTTPALRSLPKASGLLVRRRTEVVSETYPGKMRDGYRPGVLDIDALMAQYQGHCSQGPGEAQERRGSPTTEPSSSPLERPGRLGRQELGSGSPQEAAGVWKRASLAEPLHTSSPSSPRPPAETPGPAPATKPSSPLWARPLSTPAEQCPAASPVPEGPRHRVLGVTENESRASGSQLGAECQHCPVERRPPAPEDPAGGVRGSPRSPADDHKNRTPRKSTGEGEEAPGGGPPQPCGRVVPDVKRSCSEKGPRARTQEALSIMQEARERRPELPRGRLSLPVESSEAKAGPRRWEPRTQDSHKVPSRGLEPGDVLQDNEQPLRQGSPVASGPQRSHSFCKDKRNGPLVDHLKQCFSRRPPEAKDTDTLVHEADGQYGTWADQRQSGDSLAPESPSPDSSTPSARRQPLSGRLSSLSSQTEPASAADQRSTSVDRSSSELESTDGVDGLPPPEPCAAGRADDFSFIDQTSVLDSSALKTRVQLSKRSRRRAPISHSLRRSQFSKSESQSPLEEEIDSMWMFKDSTEEKSPRREESDEEEKPPRVERAPASLPQRVPVFPGMDPAVLKAQLPRRPEVDSSGETPGWSPQPKAPKSPFQPGVLGSRVLPSSMDKDERSEEPSPQWLKDLKSKKRRSLYENQA